The Deltaproteobacteria bacterium DNA window TGACCGCCAGAGGGGTAACTCTTATTTGTTCCATCTTGCTGATTGGACTTAGTTTGATCGGAAACGCCTGGGCTTCGCCGAAACAACCCGGAGAGATGGATCTCAAAAAAATGACCTCCGGCCTCCGTTGGCTGGGCCATGACAGCTTCCGTATCGAGGCCGATGGCCTGATGATTTATATCGATCCCTTTCAGATCAAGGAAGGTCCCAAGGCCGACCTGATCTTTATTACCCATGATCACGGGGATCATTGCTCTCCGGAAGACGTTGCCAAGATCCAAAAGACCGAAACCATCATTATTACCGTGGCCCAGGCTGCGGCTAAGCTCTCCGGCCAGATCAAAATCATCAAACCAGGGGATGCCTTAACGATCAAAGGTATTCCCATTAAGGCCATTCCGGCCTATAATATCAATAAATTCCGTAGTCCGGGGGTCCCCTTCCATCCCAGGGAATCCGGATACGTGGGTTTTATTATAACCGTTAAGGGGCTCCGCATCTATCATGCCGGCGA harbors:
- a CDS encoding MBL fold metallo-hydrolase, with the translated sequence MTSGLRWLGHDSFRIEADGLMIYIDPFQIKEGPKADLIFITHDHGDHCSPEDVAKIQKTETIIITVAQAAAKLSGQIKIIKPGDALTIKGIPIKAIPAYNINKFRSPGVPFHPRESGYVGFIITVKGLRIYHAGDTDFIPEMKGLSPDVALLPVSGIYVMTAEEAVEAAGAINPKLAIPMHVGGPVGSPGMADRFKEKATVPSLILPLER